Proteins encoded by one window of Candidatus Sumerlaea chitinivorans:
- a CDS encoding N-acyl-D-amino-acid deacylase: MKCLRCGVALGIALVSWMAWAAPSYDLIIRGGRIVDGTGAPWFRGDVAITAGKIVAVGVLDSEATATRVVDAQEQYVAPGFIDVHTHCEDDLLRLPTAENFIRMGVTTVVTGNCGGSYLNLAEAFTTHTRTGIGVNMASLIGHNSVRRAVMGNVARDPTTTEIEAMKGLVEKAMRDGAVGLSTGLIYTPGTYSKMDEIVELAKVAARYGGIYATHMRSEGISIFEAMEEALEVGRRAHIPVQISHHKIVAPFRFGQTTATLALIDRAREEGLDVAPDQYVYTASSTSISSMLPDWAIEGSREEIRKRLTTTDTRARVIAGLIEERRDKSGRKDLGYAIVANCRSDPSLNGKSILEIARERFGSETWDAQAQVVVDIVTSGGASMVFHSMDESDVQRIACYPYTAFASDSGVREFGVGVPHPRGYGNNARVLARYVREQKLLRLEDAVRRMTSLPAQRFRFFDRGLVRPGMAADLVVFDLKQVRDASTFEQPHAYAEGFSYVLVNGVPVIEGGKTTGLRPGQILYGPGKEKIPSALSSAN, translated from the coding sequence ATGAAATGCCTGAGATGTGGCGTTGCCTTAGGGATTGCTCTGGTGTCATGGATGGCTTGGGCGGCACCGAGCTATGATCTCATCATCCGGGGCGGGCGGATCGTGGACGGGACGGGGGCACCTTGGTTTCGGGGTGATGTGGCGATTACAGCTGGAAAAATCGTGGCGGTGGGAGTACTTGATTCCGAAGCCACAGCGACTCGTGTCGTTGATGCTCAAGAACAGTACGTGGCACCCGGTTTCATTGACGTTCACACCCACTGCGAGGACGACTTGTTGCGTTTACCCACTGCGGAGAACTTCATCCGCATGGGGGTGACCACCGTGGTCACCGGCAACTGTGGGGGCTCCTATCTCAATCTTGCCGAGGCGTTTACAACTCACACTCGCACTGGAATCGGCGTGAACATGGCAAGCTTGATCGGACACAACTCGGTCAGGCGGGCCGTGATGGGGAATGTGGCCCGAGATCCCACCACCACCGAGATCGAAGCAATGAAGGGCCTTGTCGAGAAAGCGATGCGCGATGGCGCCGTGGGCCTTTCGACCGGCCTAATTTATACCCCCGGAACGTACTCCAAGATGGATGAGATTGTTGAGTTGGCAAAAGTCGCAGCGCGTTACGGTGGCATCTACGCCACCCACATGCGAAGCGAAGGCATTAGCATTTTTGAGGCGATGGAAGAAGCCCTTGAAGTGGGGCGCCGCGCACATATTCCTGTTCAGATCTCCCACCACAAAATTGTGGCTCCATTCCGATTTGGGCAAACCACAGCAACGCTTGCTCTCATTGACCGCGCTCGCGAGGAAGGACTGGACGTCGCACCCGATCAGTACGTTTACACCGCCTCCTCAACTTCGATCTCCAGCATGCTGCCCGACTGGGCAATTGAAGGTTCACGCGAAGAGATAAGAAAACGCCTAACAACTACGGACACTCGTGCTCGAGTCATCGCAGGGCTCATCGAGGAGCGACGCGATAAGTCCGGTCGCAAAGACTTGGGCTATGCGATCGTGGCGAATTGCCGTAGCGACCCTTCTCTCAACGGCAAGAGCATCCTCGAAATTGCACGTGAGCGATTCGGCTCCGAGACATGGGACGCGCAAGCACAAGTTGTGGTGGACATTGTCACCAGCGGAGGAGCCAGCATGGTGTTCCACTCGATGGATGAAAGCGATGTTCAGAGGATCGCGTGTTACCCCTATACAGCCTTTGCGAGCGACTCGGGCGTGCGAGAGTTCGGCGTCGGAGTTCCTCATCCGCGCGGCTACGGCAACAATGCGCGCGTTCTGGCGAGGTATGTGCGAGAGCAGAAGCTTTTGCGCCTTGAAGACGCGGTGCGCCGCATGACCTCGCTGCCGGCTCAAAGATTTCGATTTTTCGATCGTGGTCTTGTGCGTCCCGGCATGGCAGCGGATCTCGTGGTCTTTGATTTGAAGCAAGTGCGCGACGCCTCAACCTTCGAGCAGCCGCACGCTTATGCTGAGGGGTTTTCGTATGTCCTTGTCAATGGTGTGCCTGTCATTGAGGGGGGCAAGACCACTGGCTTGCGCCCCGGACAGATTCTTTATGGGCCTGGAAAGGAGAAGATACCCAGCGCCCTCTCCTCTGCAAATTAG
- a CDS encoding putative conserved integral membrane protein: MKLSHARLLVTRCLSHPLSLVVVLIIYVVRQVAIPLIHLHSNDFKHLYAGIHAIWRGEDPYTAPSLLRVAAECGLGDAALNPYVYLPFTGLVLGFLKFFSFHTAAHIWFFANHAMIFISGYLFARSLVETFPELRKPESLRAIVCMYLLTMAFSHPLTRNLTAGQLNCVLLLVYLLAFQALQARRENLGGALLGFGAMFKLSPAVFVLFFGLTRRRKALIAMVLSMVLLSLLSIATAGIRVHLDFFPVLRQMGYGRSTWQEYGATFWKDPWNQSLNSLWTHLVVAGNGVTVAWWGGTQSVANLLTWCSSALLLALYVWGGLRMARTEQLFRSQGSETAGGLSAREASFYQATVLLSLLLPSLMWDHYLVQTIFPFGWLLAHAWVHRRYAQLLILVVALVGTLVPWAYDAERFRTGWGVLLMSVMLYPVLLAYVIAVGEAASAAKTLQPRPS, from the coding sequence ATGAAGTTGTCCCACGCCCGGCTGCTTGTCACCCGTTGCCTTTCTCACCCCCTCAGTCTTGTCGTAGTGTTGATCATTTATGTGGTCCGGCAAGTGGCGATCCCGCTCATTCATTTGCATTCCAATGACTTCAAGCATCTCTATGCGGGAATACATGCCATCTGGCGGGGCGAGGATCCTTATACTGCTCCTTCGCTTTTGCGCGTCGCTGCTGAATGTGGCTTGGGTGATGCAGCTTTGAACCCGTATGTATATTTGCCGTTCACGGGGCTGGTGCTTGGTTTTCTTAAGTTTTTCTCATTCCACACGGCGGCACACATTTGGTTCTTTGCGAATCATGCGATGATATTCATTAGCGGCTACCTGTTCGCGCGCAGCCTTGTTGAAACATTTCCAGAGTTGCGCAAGCCCGAGAGTCTACGCGCGATTGTGTGCATGTATTTACTTACTATGGCATTTAGCCATCCTCTGACCCGCAACTTGACGGCTGGCCAGCTTAACTGCGTGCTCCTGCTTGTTTATTTGTTAGCATTTCAAGCGCTACAGGCGAGGCGAGAAAATCTGGGCGGGGCCCTGCTTGGCTTTGGCGCAATGTTCAAGCTAAGCCCTGCCGTATTTGTGCTTTTTTTCGGGCTCACGCGCCGACGAAAAGCGCTCATCGCCATGGTGCTCAGCATGGTCCTGCTTAGCCTGCTTTCGATTGCTACAGCTGGAATTCGCGTGCATCTCGATTTCTTCCCTGTGTTGCGCCAAATGGGTTATGGCCGCTCCACATGGCAGGAATACGGGGCCACGTTCTGGAAAGACCCTTGGAACCAAAGTCTAAACTCGCTGTGGACTCATCTTGTGGTAGCTGGCAATGGAGTGACGGTCGCGTGGTGGGGTGGAACACAGAGTGTCGCAAACCTCCTGACGTGGTGTTCCTCAGCACTGCTTCTTGCTCTCTATGTGTGGGGCGGCCTTCGGATGGCGAGGACCGAGCAGCTTTTTCGCTCGCAAGGGAGCGAAACCGCCGGTGGCCTGAGCGCTCGCGAGGCGAGCTTTTATCAAGCAACAGTACTTCTTTCGCTTCTCTTGCCCTCGCTCATGTGGGACCATTACCTCGTCCAGACCATCTTCCCGTTTGGGTGGCTCTTAGCGCATGCGTGGGTCCATCGCCGGTACGCGCAGTTGTTGATTCTTGTCGTTGCGCTTGTCGGCACGCTGGTGCCATGGGCCTACGATGCAGAGCGATTCCGAACGGGGTGGGGTGTCCTCTTGATGAGCGTAATGCTGTATCCTGTCCTTCTCGCCTACGTAATCGCCGTAGGCGAAGCCGCCTCCGCTGCAAAAACGTTGCAACCTCGTCCTTCGTGA